A single region of the Vagococcus teuberi genome encodes:
- a CDS encoding LutB/LldF family L-lactate oxidation iron-sulfur protein, whose product MGLTTSTKPFKERLEDSKKDVFMQQAVAKAQDEQWVKREGARDKLGNWQEWRELGESIRQHTIAYLPDYLEQFSDNVAKQGGYVYFAQTAEEANEYVKQIVLEKKAKKIVKSKSMVTTEVDVDPMLLTLDGVSVMETDLAEFILQMDDWDEPSHIVFPSIHKNREQIRAVFEKKLGYKGDNDPVNLARCAREVMRKFFLEAEVGITGCNFAIADSGMINLDTNEGNADLTISIPKTQIVLMGMERIVPTMKEAEVLDNLLARSAVGQSLTTYVTFAGQKRADESDGPEDFHVIIVDNGRSNALGTAFQPVLQCIRCGSCLNVCPVYRHIGGHGYGSIYPGPIGAVLSPVLGGYKQFGELPYASSLCGACTETCPVKIPLHELLIEHRKVMTDDLKMKHGFEDFQMKVIGSGTTSPFLFNSAIHMAHGGMGVLSKKSPTSVTNMYQFGGFINKGPGLVKGWTDVRDLPRPPKYKDSFRKWFKDHKAGADND is encoded by the coding sequence ATGGGATTAACAACAAGTACAAAACCATTTAAAGAGCGATTGGAAGATAGTAAAAAAGATGTGTTTATGCAACAAGCTGTGGCTAAAGCGCAAGACGAGCAATGGGTAAAACGTGAAGGTGCTCGTGATAAGTTAGGTAATTGGCAAGAGTGGCGTGAGTTAGGTGAGAGTATCAGACAACATACCATTGCATACTTACCCGATTACCTAGAACAATTTAGTGACAATGTCGCCAAACAAGGTGGATATGTTTATTTTGCTCAAACAGCAGAAGAAGCGAATGAGTATGTCAAACAAATCGTCTTAGAGAAAAAAGCAAAAAAAATTGTTAAATCAAAATCAATGGTTACAACAGAAGTCGATGTTGATCCTATGCTTCTAACACTTGATGGTGTAAGTGTGATGGAAACTGACTTAGCAGAATTTATTTTGCAAATGGATGATTGGGATGAACCATCACATATTGTGTTTCCAAGTATTCATAAAAATAGAGAACAAATTCGTGCGGTTTTTGAGAAAAAACTTGGCTACAAAGGAGATAATGATCCGGTTAATCTAGCTAGATGTGCCCGTGAAGTCATGAGAAAATTTTTCCTTGAAGCAGAAGTGGGAATTACGGGTTGTAACTTTGCGATTGCCGATAGTGGTATGATTAACTTAGACACAAATGAAGGAAATGCTGATTTGACGATTAGTATTCCAAAAACACAAATTGTCTTAATGGGAATGGAACGGATTGTCCCAACGATGAAAGAAGCCGAAGTTTTGGATAACTTACTGGCTAGAAGTGCGGTTGGTCAAAGTTTAACAACTTATGTGACGTTTGCTGGACAAAAACGAGCAGATGAATCAGATGGACCTGAAGACTTCCACGTGATTATCGTGGATAATGGTCGTTCCAACGCTTTAGGAACAGCTTTCCAACCAGTCCTACAATGCATTCGTTGTGGTTCATGTTTGAACGTGTGTCCTGTATATCGTCATATTGGTGGGCATGGTTATGGGTCTATTTATCCAGGACCAATTGGTGCTGTCTTATCTCCAGTGCTGGGTGGATACAAACAGTTTGGAGAGTTGCCTTACGCATCAAGTTTGTGTGGTGCTTGTACAGAAACATGTCCTGTTAAGATTCCACTACATGAATTATTAATCGAGCATCGTAAAGTGATGACAGATGATTTGAAAATGAAACACGGATTTGAAGATTTCCAAATGAAAGTCATTGGTAGTGGAACTACCTCACCATTCTTATTTAATTCAGCGATTCATATGGCACATGGTGGAATGGGTGTATTAAGTAAAAAATCGCCAACTTCTGTTACAAATATGTACCAGTTTGGAGGCTTTATTAATAAAGGGCCTGGATTAGTAAAAGGCTGGACAGATGTCAGAGATTTACCAAGGCCACCAAAATACAAAGATAGCTTTAGAAAATGGTTTAAAGATCATAAGGCAGGTGCAGACAATGACTAA
- a CDS encoding GNAT family N-acetyltransferase: MSEEDFNYYKEIIPEYLNHVNLYLWRDGHQIIGFSGTSQDELVMLFLDPDFIGKRYGSRILSELIETEGIKRVDVNTQNECGKMFYLNHGFKIESEDELDGFGKAYPIAHLVINE; the protein is encoded by the coding sequence TTGTCTGAAGAAGACTTTAACTATTATAAGGAGATTATTCCAGAATATTTAAATCACGTTAATTTATATTTATGGAGAGATGGTCATCAAATCATTGGTTTTAGTGGGACTAGTCAAGATGAATTAGTTATGCTTTTTCTTGATCCAGATTTTATCGGAAAACGATACGGCAGTAGAATACTATCCGAATTAATTGAAACAGAAGGTATAAAAAGAGTGGACGTAAATACTCAAAATGAGTGTGGAAAAATGTTTTATCTTAATCATGGATTTAAAATTGAATCAGAAGACGAACTAGATGGTTTTGGCAAGGCATACCCTATTGCTCATTTGGTAATAAATGAGTAA
- a CDS encoding iron-containing alcohol dehydrogenase, translating to MKNFDFHAPTNTLFGKDQIQQLPKVLNQYGKTVLLAYGGGSIKRSGLYDKIYELIGEETTIVELSGIEPNPRLDTVIKGVKLCKEHQVDVILAVGGGSTIDCSKAVAAGVFHEGNPWDFITDKAVTIEKALPIVTILTIAATGSEMNGGAVITNEETKEKLGFHSRLVIPKVSILDPTYTFSVPTYQTMAGSADIFSHLIENYFNQTPDTMVQDGIAEGLMRTVLYYTPTALKEPTNYEARANLMWASSLALNGLTGNGKFGVWSCHPMEHELSAYYDITHGIGLAILTPRWMEHVLNDDTVERFALYGHRVFDLEVNDDLYITAKEAIKLTYDTFVDWGVPMTLPEVGIDESLLEEMAEQAVHHSNISTKAYVPLSVEDVLKIYTNSLVPMIF from the coding sequence ATGAAAAACTTTGATTTTCATGCACCAACAAACACATTATTTGGAAAAGATCAAATTCAGCAATTACCGAAAGTATTAAACCAATATGGAAAAACTGTTCTACTAGCTTACGGTGGGGGAAGTATCAAACGTAGTGGGTTATACGATAAAATTTACGAATTAATCGGTGAAGAGACAACAATAGTCGAACTTAGCGGTATTGAGCCAAATCCAAGACTAGACACTGTCATAAAAGGAGTTAAACTATGTAAAGAGCATCAAGTTGATGTAATTTTAGCAGTTGGTGGTGGATCAACTATTGATTGTTCTAAAGCTGTTGCAGCGGGTGTCTTTCATGAAGGAAACCCTTGGGATTTTATCACAGACAAGGCTGTTACCATTGAAAAAGCTTTGCCTATAGTGACAATATTAACGATTGCCGCGACAGGTTCAGAAATGAACGGAGGAGCAGTTATCACAAATGAAGAAACCAAAGAAAAATTAGGCTTCCATAGTCGTTTAGTGATTCCAAAGGTGTCTATTTTAGACCCAACTTATACATTCTCAGTGCCTACTTATCAAACAATGGCTGGCTCAGCAGATATTTTTTCTCATTTAATTGAAAATTATTTTAATCAAACGCCAGATACAATGGTTCAAGATGGCATTGCAGAAGGGTTAATGAGAACTGTATTATACTACACGCCTACCGCTCTTAAAGAACCAACAAATTATGAAGCTCGTGCTAACTTAATGTGGGCAAGCTCTCTTGCTCTTAATGGTTTGACAGGAAACGGAAAATTCGGAGTATGGTCATGTCATCCAATGGAACATGAGTTAAGTGCTTACTATGACATCACTCATGGTATTGGATTAGCTATCTTAACACCAAGATGGATGGAACATGTCCTAAATGATGATACTGTTGAACGATTTGCTTTATATGGGCATCGTGTCTTTGATTTAGAGGTAAATGATGACTTATACATCACAGCCAAAGAGGCTATTAAACTTACGTATGACACTTTTGTTGATTGGGGTGTGCCAATGACATTGCCAGAAGTGGGGATTGATGAGTCTCTCTTAGAAGAAATGGCTGAACAAGCAGTGCATCACTCTAACATTAGCACGAAAGCATACGTTCCTTTGAGTGTAGAGGATGTCCTAAAAATATATACAAACTCCCTTGTGCCAATGATTTTTTAA
- a CDS encoding LytTR family DNA-binding domain-containing protein encodes MRVKFEKQKHLEENLIIIQAKEKNGEIDSIIRGIENHKTVLSCSHNEKNILVPCKSFIRFYSYDKKIYGSTPDQEYLVKYRLYELENILDKNFLRISNNEIININYISKLELTNAGIIIIYFKNGEQTSSSRRYLKNIKEHLL; translated from the coding sequence ATGAGAGTCAAATTTGAAAAACAAAAGCATTTAGAAGAGAACTTAATTATAATCCAAGCAAAAGAAAAAAATGGGGAGATTGATTCAATAATAAGAGGAATAGAGAACCACAAAACTGTTTTAAGCTGTTCTCATAACGAAAAAAATATACTTGTTCCTTGCAAATCATTCATAAGATTTTATTCATATGATAAAAAAATATATGGTTCTACGCCTGATCAGGAGTATCTTGTTAAGTATCGGCTATACGAATTAGAAAATATTTTAGATAAAAATTTTTTGAGAATTTCTAACAATGAAATTATTAACATTAATTATATTTCTAAATTAGAATTAACAAATGCGGGAATTATTATTATTTATTTCAAAAATGGGGAACAAACAAGTTCTTCAAGAAGATATTTAAAAAACATAAAGGAGCATTTATTATGA
- a CDS encoding GrpB family protein, translating to MKLGLKNNEVVIVPYNQEWEIEFNGVRQEILKNINLNCNCIEHVGSTAIKGIKAKPIIDILIGVDDISKLDDSFFNQLKKLGFYRLRIQKHDEIVCAKFIDNTFEIKTHIIHLVNFNQKKWNDLILFRDILRTHDNIKKQYENIKQTFLENNLNEITAYTDYKENFVKDTLKNYRE from the coding sequence ATGAAATTAGGTTTAAAAAATAATGAAGTAGTCATTGTTCCTTATAATCAAGAGTGGGAAATAGAGTTTAACGGAGTTAGACAAGAAATATTAAAAAATATAAATTTAAATTGTAATTGTATAGAACACGTAGGAAGTACTGCAATAAAAGGAATTAAGGCCAAACCGATTATAGATATTTTAATAGGAGTGGACGATATTTCTAAATTAGATGATTCTTTTTTTAATCAATTAAAAAAATTAGGTTTTTATAGGTTAAGGATACAAAAACATGACGAAATCGTGTGTGCTAAATTCATAGATAACACATTTGAAATTAAAACTCATATTATTCATTTAGTAAATTTTAATCAAAAAAAATGGAATGATTTAATTCTATTTCGTGATATTCTTAGAACTCATGACAATATAAAAAAGCAATATGAAAATATAAAACAAACTTTTTTAGAAAATAATCTTAATGAGATAACAGCATATACAGATTATAAAGAAAATTTTGTAAAAGATACACTGAAAAATTATAGAGAATAG
- the rbsK gene encoding ribokinase: MNHVTIIGSINLDTTLRVKEMAKPGETIHAIEHFTAGGGKGANQGVASKRSGAKTSFIGAVGNDAAGNVMLELLEGEEIDVAHVKTIDNESTGQAFITVDESGENSIMIYAGANNHVTNELASSCQSVIESSDFLIAQFESATTGTIEAFKLAKNSNVKTILNPAPAVKNISSELLALTDVIIPNETETELITGIELTDDESIKKAAEALHDLGIEMVIITLGSRGAYYDYKEQSGFVSAYKVKAVDTTAAGDTFIGALASKLKQDFSNIEEAIDYGNKASSLTVQRYGAQPSIPFEHEIKETY; the protein is encoded by the coding sequence ATGAATCATGTAACGATTATTGGAAGTATTAATCTAGATACGACATTACGAGTTAAAGAAATGGCTAAACCGGGAGAAACGATTCATGCAATAGAACATTTTACTGCAGGTGGCGGTAAAGGTGCCAACCAAGGTGTCGCAAGTAAACGCTCTGGAGCAAAAACGTCATTCATTGGAGCAGTGGGAAATGATGCAGCTGGAAACGTGATGCTAGAGTTATTAGAAGGAGAAGAAATTGATGTGGCACATGTCAAAACGATTGATAATGAGTCAACAGGGCAAGCATTTATTACGGTTGATGAGTCTGGTGAAAATAGCATTATGATTTATGCTGGAGCCAATAATCACGTAACAAATGAATTAGCAAGCAGTTGTCAATCTGTGATTGAATCGAGTGATTTTTTAATTGCACAGTTTGAAAGTGCTACCACAGGGACAATCGAAGCATTTAAATTGGCTAAAAATTCAAACGTTAAAACAATTTTAAATCCAGCACCAGCTGTAAAAAACATTTCGAGTGAGTTACTAGCCTTAACAGATGTTATTATTCCAAATGAAACAGAAACAGAATTAATTACAGGTATTGAGTTGACTGATGATGAGTCGATAAAAAAAGCAGCAGAAGCCCTACATGATTTAGGTATCGAGATGGTGATTATCACACTTGGTAGTCGTGGTGCTTATTATGACTACAAAGAACAATCAGGTTTTGTTTCAGCATATAAAGTGAAAGCGGTCGACACAACTGCCGCAGGAGATACATTTATTGGAGCACTGGCAAGCAAACTAAAACAAGATTTTTCTAATATTGAAGAAGCAATTGATTATGGTAATAAAGCATCATCACTAACAGTTCAACGATACGGCGCTCAACCAAGTATTCCGTTTGAACATGAAATAAAGGAGACATATTAA
- a CDS encoding GNAT family N-acetyltransferase — MEISQEMVLKAHSVMETSRCLLRKITLDDVDDMYDYCSMKEVSRYTKFRAHQSKEETYTVIEQIFIPEQLTKWGIELKETNKLMGTIDFMSIDKDCATIGYALSKKYWGQGIVPEVAERLLQLSFEELDLKVVYATHHKDNLNSGKVMQKIGMKKIGTDYYFNFKDKPLVETMKYAITFEDYFKR, encoded by the coding sequence ATGGAAATATCACAAGAGATGGTATTAAAAGCACATAGTGTGATGGAAACGTCACGTTGCTTATTACGAAAGATTACGTTAGATGATGTCGATGATATGTATGACTATTGTTCGATGAAAGAAGTAAGTCGTTATACAAAATTCAGAGCACATCAGTCAAAAGAAGAAACATACACTGTCATTGAGCAAATTTTTATCCCAGAACAACTTACCAAGTGGGGTATTGAATTAAAAGAGACAAACAAACTAATGGGGACGATTGATTTTATGTCCATTGATAAAGACTGTGCAACGATTGGTTATGCACTGTCTAAGAAATATTGGGGCCAAGGAATTGTGCCAGAAGTAGCTGAGAGATTACTTCAACTATCTTTTGAAGAACTCGATTTAAAAGTAGTTTATGCGACTCATCATAAAGATAATCTCAATTCAGGTAAAGTGATGCAAAAAATTGGAATGAAGAAAATAGGTACAGATTATTATTTCAATTTTAAAGATAAACCACTTGTTGAAACAATGAAGTATGCCATTACATTTGAAGATTATTTTAAAAGATAG
- the rbsR gene encoding ribose utilization transcriptional repressor RbsR — translation MTNKKVTIKDVAKQSGVSITTVSQILNGKKHQFHPDTVKKVLQAQEELGYAPDYFARRMVMKKSLTIGIIVPDITNPFFATLVKGIEDVLFSSGFMTILCNVDMNLTKGKKAIEALNHRGVDGVILASSGISITEVLNQELLQKIPIIELDQQVTTQTFDSVRTDDYRGGELVATLLNDTKHKQAVALFPKDMSPNILKRLVGFTDNFNGQVEVLPTELSKQSGKEMVRTILNTNATAIFAANDEIAFGVYAGLSEVGKKVPDDYSVVGYDNIEMSEYVYPPLTTVSQPIFELGQKTADLLIDRINHPDKDETELILPVTLIERLSVARP, via the coding sequence ATGACAAATAAAAAAGTAACGATTAAAGATGTTGCGAAACAATCGGGGGTATCTATCACCACTGTTTCCCAGATTTTAAATGGTAAAAAACATCAATTTCATCCAGATACGGTAAAAAAAGTATTGCAAGCACAAGAAGAATTAGGCTATGCACCTGATTATTTTGCTCGTCGAATGGTCATGAAAAAAAGTTTGACGATAGGGATTATTGTTCCAGATATTACTAATCCTTTTTTTGCGACCCTTGTTAAGGGGATTGAAGACGTGCTTTTTAGTTCTGGATTTATGACAATTCTTTGTAATGTTGACATGAATCTTACTAAAGGAAAAAAAGCGATTGAAGCACTTAACCACCGAGGCGTTGATGGGGTGATTTTGGCTAGTTCTGGTATTTCAATTACAGAAGTACTCAATCAAGAGCTGTTGCAAAAAATCCCTATCATAGAACTAGATCAACAAGTTACAACTCAGACATTTGATTCTGTTAGAACAGATGATTATCGTGGTGGTGAACTTGTTGCAACTTTATTGAATGATACAAAACATAAACAAGCTGTTGCATTATTTCCCAAAGATATGAGTCCTAATATTTTAAAACGTTTGGTTGGTTTTACGGACAATTTTAATGGTCAAGTTGAAGTATTGCCAACTGAATTATCGAAACAAAGTGGGAAAGAGATGGTCAGAACTATTTTAAATACAAACGCGACGGCTATTTTTGCAGCAAATGATGAAATAGCGTTTGGCGTGTATGCTGGTCTTAGTGAAGTTGGAAAAAAAGTTCCAGATGATTACAGTGTAGTAGGGTACGATAATATAGAGATGAGTGAATATGTGTATCCACCACTGACAACTGTATCACAGCCAATTTTTGAATTAGGACAAAAAACGGCTGATTTATTAATTGATCGCATCAACCATCCGGATAAAGACGAAACAGAATTAATTTTACCAGTCACATTAATTGAACGATTATCTGTAGCACGCCCTTGA
- a CDS encoding epoxyqueuosine reductase QueH: MDSLNIINNLKNQTINYDSVLLKLIKKWEDESFRPKILLHSCCAPCSTYTLEFLTDYADVTIYFANSNIYPKSEYERRAIVQKEFVEQFNRKNDKHVEFIEAKYEPNVFIQTMTKKGLANEPEGGARCESCFQMRLDLVAEEAHNRGFDYFGSALTISPKKDAQLINSIGLDIQKIYDVSYLPSDFKKRGGYQRSITMCKDYDIYRQCYCGCVFAATKQGIDLKAINKEAKDYINNKTPLS; this comes from the coding sequence ATGGACTCATTGAATATTATCAACAACTTAAAAAATCAAACGATTAATTATGATAGTGTTTTGCTTAAACTAATAAAAAAGTGGGAAGATGAATCGTTTCGACCAAAGATTTTACTTCATAGTTGTTGTGCACCTTGTAGTACCTATACATTAGAATTTTTAACGGATTATGCTGATGTCACTATTTATTTTGCTAATTCAAATATATATCCTAAAAGTGAGTATGAGAGACGAGCCATTGTTCAAAAAGAATTTGTTGAGCAATTCAATAGAAAGAACGATAAACATGTTGAGTTTATTGAAGCTAAGTATGAACCAAATGTTTTTATTCAGACGATGACTAAAAAAGGATTAGCCAATGAACCTGAGGGTGGCGCACGTTGTGAAAGTTGTTTTCAAATGAGATTAGACTTAGTGGCCGAAGAGGCACATAATAGAGGTTTTGATTATTTTGGGAGTGCCTTGACGATTTCACCTAAAAAAGATGCTCAGTTGATTAATTCTATTGGACTCGATATACAAAAAATATATGATGTATCTTATCTGCCGAGTGATTTCAAAAAAAGAGGTGGGTACCAACGTTCAATAACCATGTGTAAAGATTACGACATTTATCGCCAATGCTATTGTGGGTGTGTGTTTGCCGCTACGAAACAAGGTATTGATTTAAAAGCAATTAATAAAGAAGCAAAAGACTATATTAATAACAAAACGCCACTCTCCTAA
- a CDS encoding LutC/YkgG family protein produces MTNIHNREKFLANLHEKLGTTPLNVADHPYIPINDLPQTHLADKNVDELLGICKEKVKDIHTELLDIPSSELHNTLKKLIEQSGNGNILLPKDDRFSKELLDFLETEYSSDISYWDEGEEFRDSNIKKAEEANVVIANADFMLAESGSIVVETTPGQGRSLHFLPTHYISLIKKSSIVARSTQAANYFAEKIEKGESVGSAIHFISGPSNSGDIEMQLVVGLHGPLKMYYVVLNDL; encoded by the coding sequence ATGACTAATATTCATAATCGTGAAAAATTTTTAGCTAACCTACATGAAAAACTCGGCACAACACCTTTAAATGTTGCAGATCATCCATACATTCCAATAAATGATTTGCCACAAACACACTTAGCAGATAAGAATGTAGACGAACTACTTGGCATTTGTAAAGAAAAAGTCAAAGATATTCATACTGAGTTGTTAGATATTCCATCAAGTGAGTTACATAATACATTGAAAAAATTGATTGAACAATCAGGAAATGGAAATATTTTATTACCTAAAGATGATCGTTTTTCTAAAGAGTTATTAGATTTTCTAGAAACAGAATATAGCTCTGATATTTCTTATTGGGATGAGGGAGAAGAGTTTCGTGATAGTAACATAAAAAAAGCAGAAGAAGCCAATGTCGTGATTGCTAATGCTGATTTTATGCTAGCGGAATCTGGCTCGATTGTGGTAGAAACAACACCAGGTCAAGGACGTTCGCTACACTTTTTACCAACACATTATATCTCGTTGATTAAAAAGAGCAGTATTGTGGCTCGCTCTACACAAGCAGCTAATTATTTTGCTGAAAAAATTGAAAAAGGTGAATCTGTTGGTTCTGCCATTCATTTTATTTCTGGTCCATCAAACTCTGGTGATATTGAGATGCAATTAGTTGTAGGCCTTCATGGCCCATTAAAAATGTATTATGTTGTATTAAATGATTTATAA
- the rbsD gene encoding D-ribose pyranase — MKKSAVINSDISRVISKMGHFDLLSIGDAGMPVPFETEKIDLAVTNGVPSFLDVLDNVLEELEVQKIYLAEEIKEANPTILASIEERFTNTPIEFIPHSDMKQKLNDTHAFIRTGEMTPYANILLESGVTF, encoded by the coding sequence ATGAAAAAATCAGCAGTTATAAACAGTGATATCTCAAGAGTTATCTCAAAAATGGGTCATTTTGATTTATTAAGTATTGGGGACGCGGGGATGCCAGTTCCGTTTGAAACAGAAAAAATTGATTTAGCTGTGACAAATGGCGTGCCAAGTTTTTTAGATGTGCTAGATAACGTTTTGGAAGAATTAGAAGTACAAAAGATTTATTTAGCTGAAGAAATAAAAGAAGCGAATCCTACTATTTTGGCGAGTATTGAAGAACGTTTTACCAACACGCCAATAGAGTTTATTCCACATAGTGACATGAAACAAAAATTAAATGATACACATGCGTTTATCCGTACAGGTGAAATGACACCGTATGCGAATATTTTATTGGAAAGTGGCGTAACGTTTTAG
- a CDS encoding (Fe-S)-binding protein has protein sequence MRVSIFTSCVVDLMFPNVGIAMVEVLERLGCEVDFPEKQICCGQPTFNSGYEKKSKATLINQLEAFENSDYVVGGAGSCVGMLREYPELLKDDEVYYPKAVELAEKTYEFSQFIYRVLGLTDVGACYEGKATYHRSCHMTRLLGEREAPFVLLDNVAGLEMIPLGHIENCCGFGGTFSVKMPEISEQMVTEKMNDVINTGADTLISADMGCLMNIGGKFNRDGNPIKIMHIAEVLNSNVDTSRIQLSSEVAN, from the coding sequence ATGAGAGTAAGCATATTTACTAGCTGTGTCGTCGATTTAATGTTTCCAAATGTTGGAATAGCCATGGTAGAGGTACTAGAACGATTAGGATGTGAGGTAGATTTTCCAGAAAAACAAATTTGCTGTGGTCAACCAACGTTTAATAGTGGTTATGAAAAGAAGAGTAAAGCAACACTCATTAATCAATTAGAAGCATTTGAAAACTCAGATTACGTAGTAGGTGGAGCAGGATCTTGCGTGGGTATGTTACGTGAGTATCCTGAGTTGTTGAAGGATGATGAGGTGTATTATCCTAAGGCAGTTGAACTAGCAGAGAAAACATACGAATTTAGTCAATTTATTTACCGAGTATTAGGACTAACAGATGTAGGTGCTTGTTATGAAGGAAAAGCAACCTATCATCGTTCTTGTCACATGACACGTCTGTTAGGAGAAAGAGAAGCACCGTTTGTATTATTGGATAATGTGGCAGGGTTAGAAATGATTCCATTAGGCCATATTGAAAATTGTTGTGGTTTTGGTGGAACATTCTCAGTGAAAATGCCAGAGATTTCTGAGCAGATGGTTACAGAAAAAATGAATGACGTTATTAATACGGGAGCAGATACTTTAATCAGTGCCGATATGGGTTGCTTAATGAATATCGGTGGTAAGTTTAACCGAGATGGTAATCCGATTAAAATCATGCACATCGCAGAAGTATTAAATTCAAATGTCGATACTAGTCGAATTCAATTATCTAGCGAGGTGGCAAACTAA
- the rbsU gene encoding ribose/proton symporter RbsU: MKMTALLIGLGPLLGWGLYPTIASKIGGKPVNQIVGSTIGTLIFAIILFFANGLTFPSGMDLTLSILSGIGWASAQILTFKSFELVGSSRAMPITTAFQLIVASLWGVAHLGNWPTMTDKLIGALALVLIILGARMTVWSEKKDSADASNIKKAVIILAIGEIGYWLYSAAPQETSITGMNAFLPQAIGMVIVAVVYSLVIAVKEKENALTQMVSYKQIISGFFFAFAALTYLISAQTNMNGLATGFILSQTSVVLATLTGIWVLGQKKTSKEMKITIIGLVLILLAATLTVIV; encoded by the coding sequence ATAAAAATGACAGCTTTATTAATAGGGTTAGGACCATTATTAGGTTGGGGATTATACCCAACAATCGCATCAAAAATTGGCGGCAAACCAGTTAACCAAATCGTTGGATCAACAATTGGAACATTGATTTTTGCAATTATTTTATTTTTTGCTAATGGATTAACGTTTCCAAGTGGGATGGATTTAACGTTAAGTATTTTATCGGGAATTGGTTGGGCGAGCGCTCAAATTTTGACGTTTAAATCATTTGAATTAGTAGGTTCTTCAAGAGCTATGCCAATTACAACAGCATTTCAATTAATTGTTGCGTCATTATGGGGAGTAGCACATCTTGGAAATTGGCCAACTATGACAGATAAATTAATTGGTGCTCTAGCACTTGTATTGATTATACTTGGTGCAAGAATGACAGTTTGGTCTGAGAAAAAAGATAGTGCAGATGCAAGTAACATCAAAAAAGCTGTCATCATTTTAGCGATTGGTGAAATTGGGTATTGGTTGTATTCAGCAGCACCACAAGAAACAAGTATTACAGGAATGAATGCTTTCCTACCACAAGCAATTGGAATGGTGATTGTGGCGGTTGTTTATAGTTTGGTTATCGCTGTGAAAGAAAAAGAAAATGCATTGACTCAAATGGTATCATACAAACAAATTATTTCAGGATTTTTCTTTGCCTTTGCAGCACTAACTTATTTAATTTCAGCTCAAACTAATATGAATGGTTTGGCGACCGGATTTATTTTATCTCAAACATCAGTTGTGCTAGCGACATTGACAGGTATTTGGGTTTTAGGCCAAAAGAAGACATCAAAAGAGATGAAAATTACGATTATTGGTTTAGTGTTGATATTATTAGCAGCAACATTAACAGTTATAGTCTAA
- a CDS encoding DUF3021 domain-containing protein yields MNKHIVFQIFSGFKTGVFIGLMFSIFFSFIYSGDFFSPMPPAFVDKFSSELIAFIVSVFLWGVIGVIFTLTNFIFTSTDWSITRMTVSHAIISYCLFLPIAIFLNWINLSVTNIVTFTMIYLFIYAILWLISIIRVKKEINSINKHIKE; encoded by the coding sequence ATGAACAAACATATTGTTTTCCAAATATTTAGTGGCTTTAAAACAGGGGTTTTTATAGGGCTAATGTTTTCAATCTTTTTCTCATTTATATATTCAGGTGACTTTTTTTCTCCGATGCCTCCAGCATTCGTTGATAAATTTTCTTCTGAATTAATAGCCTTCATTGTTTCAGTGTTTTTATGGGGGGTTATTGGAGTCATTTTTACATTGACAAATTTTATCTTTACGAGTACTGATTGGAGTATTACTAGAATGACTGTTAGTCATGCGATTATCTCGTATTGCTTGTTTTTACCTATAGCAATATTTTTAAACTGGATAAATTTATCAGTAACGAATATAGTCACCTTTACAATGATTTACCTATTCATATACGCCATACTTTGGCTTATTTCTATAATTAGAGTAAAAAAAGAAATCAACAGTATTAATAAACATATCAAAGAGTAA